GGCGCTTAGAGACGGCGTGCGCTAGGCGGCCAAAGCGGCCCCGCTCCGTGAAATGGGTGTCAATAAACACGTTGTTGATAAAAGAGAGTCCGTCTGTGGTTTTCACCTCGCCCTTCATGAGGGAGTAAGAGCCGTACCCTTCATAGATCATGCGGTTAGACATGGCGGCGGCCCCGGCGCTGGTGCCGGCAATGGTGATTTCCTCCTCAATGAACCGGCGTTGCATAAGGTGGTGCAGCTTTGAGCCGCTCAGAAACTCCTTTAGTCTAAGCTGGTTGCCGCCGGTGAAAAAGATCACCTCGGCCTGTTCAATACGGGTAATATAGTCCTGTGAGTCTGCCTTGTTATCTTCGTCAATATGCATGAACCGCACGCTGTTGCAGCCCAGTTCTTCAAACGCTTCTTTGTAAGCCTGCCCAGATTCCATGGGCTCTAAGGTGGCGGTAGTGATCACCTCAATGTTAGATTCCACGCTACAGATCTCTGAGCGGATAAGATTGATTAAGCCGTCATCGTCACCGCCGCCAAGCGCAATAAGGGTTCCTTTAGGGTGTTGCATAGAAATAATCACAAAAAAATAGTAAACGGTAAACAGGGCAATGCCCCAGGTGCGCCGGGGTCAAAACTACAAGATTTGCCCAGATGCACAAGATACGGGCGCCTTGCAGGGCCAGAAAAATTAAGGTGAAAACCAGAGAGGTGCGGTCAAAAGAGACCTTTAACCATTATCTTCTTCGGCCCTTCTTCTAAAAGGGTGCTTTGCCAGGCCTACCCCGCTTCGCTTTTATGCGTACACGTGGACCAGACAAAGTACTGTTACGGAAGGGTGGTTCTTAAAGCTACTCCCTTGGCAGGACCTGGAATAGCCAGCGTACCTGAGCGCAGGACTGCCCGGCTATGGTACAACACCACAACCGCTTTATTAATCCCATACCTATGAAAATTCATCAGTTTGAAGATAAAGGCCTGGCCCACTTCTCTTACGTGATCATGAGTGACGCCGAGATTGCGGTAATTGACCCCACCCGCAACCCCCGGCAATATGAGGAGTTTGCCATGCTGCATGACGCCCGCATTACCACCGTCATAGAAACGCACCCCCACGCCGACTTTGTGAGCGGGCACCTGGAGCTCTCAGATGCCAAACAAGCCACCATCTACGTGAGCGCGGCGGTAGGGGCCGAGTACCCGCACACCACCTTTGATGAGGGGCAGGAAATCACGGTGGGCAAGGTGACGCTACGGGCCATCAATACCCCCGGCCATTCGCCGGACAGCATCTCGGTGCTGCTCCTGGACGAGGAAGGCAAGGAGCACGCGGTCTTTACCGGAGATGCCCTTTTTGTAGGTGATGTGGGCCGCCCCGACCTTCGGGAAGACGTTGGGCAGGAAACTGCCACCCGCGAAGACCTGGCCCGCCAGATGTACCATACCACCCGCCAGAAACTGATGACCCTGCCAGACCACGTGCTGGTGTACCCGGCGCACGGGGCCGGCAGCCTCTGCGGCAAAGCCCTCAGTGAGGAAAAGTCCAGCACCATTGGCGCCGAAAAGCTTTCTAACCGCGCCCTGCAGCCCATGTCTGAAGAGGCCTTTGTAGCCTTTATTACCGCCGACCAGCCGTTTGTGCCCCGGTACTTTGCCTATGACGTAGAGCTGAACCGCAAAGGGGCCTCCAAGTTTGATTCTTCTACCAAAAAGGTACCGGTACTGGAACCGGGGACTGAACTGGAAGAGGAAGGGCTGGTGATTGATACCCGGCCCCGGGAGCAGTTCAAAAAAGGACACCTGCCCAAGGCCATCAACCTGCAGGACGGCCCCAAGTTTGAGACCTGGCTGGGCTCCATTGTCAACCCCGAGGAAAAGTTCTACCTCATTTCTGATGACGAGGAAACCCTGAGGGAACTGATTGCCAAAACGGCCAAGATTGGCTACGAGCGCTTTATCTGCGGAGCCCTGGCGGCCGCCCCGGTAGAAAGCACGGAAACCCTCCCCGACCTGGACCTGGCCCAGTTCAAGGCCCACCCAGAAAACTACACCATTGTAGATGTGCGAAACGAGAGTGAGGTAAAGGAAAAACGCATCTTCCCAAACGCGGTAGAAATACCCCTCCCTGAACTGCGGGAGCGCCTGGACGAAATTCCCACCGACAAACCCATTGTGGTGCATTGTGCGGGTGGTTACCGGTCGGCGGCTGGGGCCAGCATAGTGGCTATAGGCGTGGAAGACGTGCCCGTCTATGACCTCAGCGAAGCCATCCAGGAATTCAATCCGCCTGCCACCAAGTAGTCTTAAGTTTAATCTTCGGCGTAGCCGATAACAAGGGAAACCTGTTTTGGGTGTGTTTTGTGGAAAACGATCCCAAAACAGGTTTTTAGTTTCAGGGCGGTACTCTCAAAGACGGGGCCTTTTCAGGGTTGGGTTTGTCGCCTTGGGCGCTGTTTTATACTTTAGGGGATAAGGGCTGCCTGAAAATTGGCAGCGGCCGGCGGCTTAGCCCAAAGTCTTTCCTTTGCCTGTTTTGATTTTCATGCTTCTTTTTGGGTGCCTGGTTTTGAGCCGTGGCGCTGTTTTGCTTATGCTTTTTCTGGTGCGTTTTTCCTGCTGTTGCCTCTTCCTATTGTTCTTCTCTTCTCCCGCCTGGGCCCAGATCCTGAATGTGGAAAAGACCCGGGTGGAGCGGGATTCTTCCCATTACTTCACGGGTAAACTGGGCCTGAACCTCAACCTGTTTAACCGCCCGGTGGGCAAAGAAGGCCTGACGGATCATTTTATTGGGCTCACCGGCAACGGCAACGTAGGCTACGTGTCTGAGCACAATACGTACCTGTTGCTGGGTTCTTACAACTACGTGCGCCTGCGCGGCGAGACCCAGGTAGAGACCGGCTACGTGCACGGGCGCGTGACCTTTAACCGCCAGGCCCGCCTGTCTTATGAGGCCTACGCCCAAACGCAGTATGACTACAACCGGGGGCTGGAACTGAGAGCGCTGGTGGGGGCGGGCATTAGGTACGCGGTAGTCAGAAAGGAGAACCTCAGGTTTTACCTGGGCACCAGCGTGATGGGGGAGCATGAACGGTGGCACAACCTGCAGGAGAACTTCTACATCCGGAAAGATATTCCCAAGCTGTCTACCTACGCCAGCGTGCGGCTGCCCCTGAACCCGTACCTGGAGCTGAGCAGCATCCATTATTACCAGGTAGGATATGACCAGCCCGCCAGGATGTGGCGCCACCGGTTCAGCGGAGACTTCTCCCTGGTCATGAAGATCAACAAGTGGTTTCAGCTCACCACCAACTTCTCGCACACCTATGAGAACCGGCCCATTGTGCCCATCCCCAGTTACCTCTACAGCCTCACCAACGGTATTCAGGTAAGCTTTTAAAGGAGTCCTGAGTGGGAACTGATTTAGGCCTGTTTTCCGGAAAACGGACTCAAAACAGGCTAACGCTTCCGATACTCGACACCACCTACTAAACGCTGACTCCCCCCTTGAGGGGGGCGAAGGGGGGTGTTTACAAAGGAGAGGCTACTGGCCCAGACGCTCGCAGGTCCTCCGGATGCTACGATGTCTTTAAAGCAGGTGCCCTTGCGTTTTAAGCCTGTTTTCCGGAAAACGGCCTCAAAACGCTTACTCCTCCCCGGAGCCGCCGGTTCTGCGGTTGGCTTTCTTCTGCCCTTGCTTTTGTTTGGCTACCAGTCTTTTCTGCACCGCGGCCCTTGAGGGAGTGGTTCGCTTGCGGGGCTTGGGCCGGTGCAGGGCCTGTTCCAACACTTCATACAGCTTCTGTACCACTAACTCTTTGTTGACCAACTGGCTGCGGTTGTCCTGGCTGGCCAGGTGCAGGAAGCCTTCTTTGTTGAGTTTAGGGCTAAGCTTTTCCAGGAGCAATTCCTTCTGGTGCGGGGTAAGCAAGGCAGAGTTCTCAATGGAAAACCACACTTCTACCCTGCTGGCCACTTTGTTCACGTTCTGCCCGCCCGGGCCGCTGCTGCGCGAGGTCTGAAAGTTCAGTTCTGGGGTAAGGTCTGGTAGCATAGAATTCTGTACGTAAGGGCGCTGGCGCTGGTGTGTCCCGCGGGGAAGCGCCGGCCTGTGTATACCGGCCGGCGGGCGGGAAAGTTGCCTCCAAAATTGTCCGGTCACCCACTGTCCGGTCCTGAACATTTTCCGTTCGGGACCGGACATCCTTAACGTTTTATTTTATTTATAACTATCTGTAAATCAACAATTTATTGTATTGGCACAGTATTAGGAAAGGTAGGGTAGAACGAGGGTAATAAAATTGACCGCTACCCGCCTCTTAATGGCCGCGGAAACTGAAAAAGCCCTCACTTACTCCTCGGCGGCCTGCCGCAAATGTGAACTGAAAGAAGTTGAAAACGAAAAAAAAATTAAAACAATAAAGCCATGAAAGTTATCATTTTATTATTCGCGATGTGTTTTGGATCTGGGTTGGCCTTGAAAGATGCCTTGAGTGGACTTAACTACCAGCAAGAAGTGATCTACCTTGACCAGACCACCCAGCCAGCGCCTTCTCTGGCCGCCGACAGCGTGGGCCAGGACGTGAAAGAGTGCGTGTAAACCCTCCAGCCGCCCAAGCTGTTTTAAGGCCGTTTTTGGTAAAGTAGCCTGAAAACAGAAACCGTGGCGGCTTCCCCCTCCCCTTAAAGGAAACTAGTCTTTCTTCTTGTTCTTGCCAGACGGGCTGAAAATTCCCTTAATGATTTCCATGGGCCCAGGCGGCTTCTCTTTTACCAGTACATACCTGATGGAGAAGGCGCCGCCCAGGTTAAACCAGTTCTCATGCTTGATATGGAACGCCGGTTTCAGGTCAGCGGACAGTAGTAACGGAAGGCCGTTCAGCTTGTACTCTATGCCGGTAATGGCGTCAAACCCGTAAATGGTGCCGTAGTCCTTCAGGTGACCCGCGTGCACGCCCCCACCCAGGTAGTAATTCAGGCGTTGGCCCAGCATAGGAAAATGCTGCTCCCCTAACACGGTAACGGCCACCTCACGGGGCGCGGCCGTGACCAGGCCCTCCAGGGTGGTCTTCTCCAGAATCTTCTGCTGCAGGGTAAGCCCGAAATCATCACTACCGATTCTTACGCCGGCGGCGGTCTTATAGCGCTGGGCCAGGGCAGGCAAGGTGCCTAAAAGGGAGAAGCCGAGAACCAGCAGGAATAATTTTTTCATAGGGTAAAGTACGGAAGAGAAATCAAGACCGTGGCAACAGCCCACGGAGAAAGTCTGCTTTTGGAACGCCGGTCGGTTCTGGTTTCTTGCCTTGCGTGGCGCAAATTGCTTCTTTAGCCATCGGGGTTCATCTCTTTGCTGAGATTTCCTTTCAGCGTAGCCCCGTCAGTATTTTCTGAAATCAATTTTAAAAGGCTGAAAGGAAATGATTTGCCTTTGGTGGCCAACTAATCTATTCTTGATGATATCTATGGGAGGAGGTCTGTGCCGGGCAGGTGCTTTGTTAAAGTATGTTAAAGTACGAAAAAATTCGTGTGTGAAGATTCTCTTTTACGAAACTATTCGTATACTTGCCTACGAAGTTTGTCGTAGATGAAAGCAAACCGTATAGAATGATGGAAGAGAACATACCCCTTAAGCCCACCGAGACGGAACTGGAGATTCTGCAAGTTCTGTGGCAAAACGGCCCCAGCACGGTTAGGTTCGTGAACGAGGCCCAGAATAAAACCAAGGAAACCGGCTATACCACTACGCTTAAGCTGCTGCAGATCATGCACGAGAAAAACCTGGTGAGGCGCGATGAGGAAAGCCGCTCGCACGTGTACCAGGCGGCCGTCACCGAGGAGGAAACCCAGCAGCACCTGTTGGGGCGGTTCCTGGACACCACCTTCAGGGGGTCGGCTATGAAGCTGGTCATGCAGGCCCTGGGCAACCACACCACTACCCCCGAAGAGCTTGACCAGATACGCACCCTGTTAAACCAACTAGAGAAAGGAGGCCATCAATGAACCCGCTCCACCTATTTCTGCCCGAAGCCATTGTAAAAGCCCTGGGCTGGACTCTGCTGCATTCCCTCTGGCAGGGTGCCCTGCTGGCTGTCTTGCTCTCCTTGCTGCTGTTGGTCTTGCACCGGCATTCGGCCCGCATCAGGTACCGCGTGGCCAGCCTTTCTATGGGGCTGCTGCTGGTCATGGCCGGCATTACGTTCTTTCAGGTGTATGAACCAGCTACCGCGGGGCAGGTCACTTCCATAAGCCAGGCTGCTGCTGCCACTACTACACAGGCGCCCATGGCAGTGCTCCCTGAGGCAGGGTGGTGGGCCACGGTGACCCATGAATTCCAGGGCTACTTTGGGCGGCACCTGCCGCTTATTGTCACGGTCTGGCTCTTAGGGCTAACGGCTATGCTATTGCGTCTAGTGGGCGGCTGGGCCTATACCCGCCGATTAAGAAGCTATCACTTAAAACCCCTTCCCTTGGAATGGCAGCAACGGGTGCAGATCCTGAGCCAGAAACTAGGCTTAAAGAAACTGGTGCAGCTAGCCGAGTCAGGCCTGGTAAAAGTGCCGGCCGTGGTAGGACATTTGCAGCCCATTATCCTATTACCGTTGGGGACCGCCGCCGGACTTAGTCCTGCGCAGCTAGAGGCCATTCTGGCGCATGAACTGGCCCACGTGAGCCGCCATGATTACCTCATGAACCTGCTACAGTGTGTGGTAGAGGCCCTGTTCTTCTTCCACCCAGCGGTGTGGTGGATCTCAGAAAACATACGGGCAGAGCGTGAGCACTGCTGTGATGACCTGGCCCTTACCCTCTGCGACAATTCCCTTACTTATGCTTACGCGTTAACCAATCTTGAAGAAATTCTTATGAAAAAACCTGTGTCAAACCCCCAGCTTGCCATGACGTTCTCTGGCAAGAAACGCTCCCTGTTAAGCCGCATCAAGCGGCTGGTGCAAGGCCCTTCATTAAGGCCATCTTTCTCTGAAGGCTTCATGGCGGCCTGCGTGCTTATGGTAGGCATCCTGCTCTTCTCTGTCAGCGCCATGGCCTACCAGACAGAAACCACGCCTAAGAAAGCCACCGCCACCCCTCCCAAAGCCGTACCGGCCAAAGCAACCCCGGCTAAGGAGGCAACTACTACAATTGTTTCGGTGCCGGCTCCAGAAAAGCAGACCCAGTACGTATCAGTCGCCGCGCCGGCCAGGGAAGAGGGTACCCGGGCCCAGTACCTGCAGCAAGGTGGCAATGACCTAATTATTGTGCGTAACAAGAAAGGCAAGATCATTGAGCTGTACGTGAACGGCAAGAAAATCCCCAGCGGGCAGATAAGCCAATACCAGTCTGAGATAGACGCTAGCCTGAACCGCACCAAGAACGCCGAGAAACTAAGAGACAAAGACGAGGTGAGCCGGGCCATGAACTCGGCGCGCAGTGAGTTGGCGCGGGTAGAAAGAAGATCCTCTATGGGGCAAGGTATCCGGAGGGCTCCTTTCCCTCCCATGCCCCCAATGCCGCCCATGGCCGGTTTCGGACAAGGTGGGCCAGGCGTGCCTCCACCCCCAGCACCTCCGGCTCCGCCCGTATCGCCTATGTCGCCAGACGGGAAAGTCTCTAAAAAGGACCAGGCCCGCTATGACAAAGAAATGAAAGCCTATGAGGTTGAAATGAAGAAATTTGAAGCCGAAATGGAAAAATACGGCGAAGAAATGGGCCAATACGCCAGCCGGATGGGAACCCGCGTTGGCGGAAGCGCCGAGGCTTTGGCCCGCCGCCATGCCGCCATGGCAGAAAGAAATGGTCGCCTGGCCGAAGAAGCCGGGCGCAGAGTTGTAGAGCGGGAACGGATAGCGATCCAGCGCAACGGGGAACACGAACGCCGCATGAAAGACCATGAAAAACGTATGGAGGCCCACAATGAGCGCATGAAAAAGCATGAGGCCATGATGAAGGAGCTAAAAGCAGAACTGGTCAAAGACGGTTTCATCAAAACCCCCGAGGGCGACTATACCTTCAAGCTGGACAAGACTGGCCTGTATGTCAATGACAAGAAACAATCTGATAGCCTGTACCAGAAATACAAAAAGCTTATCTCTAAAGCGCAGGGCGAAGACATTGACATTACCCTCAAGAAAGACGGCAGCAACTTCACCATCAACCAGAAGCGGGAAACCAAAGACTAAGCTTTCCTTCTCTAGGCAAAAACAGCAGGGCCCGCGTTCTATTTCGCGGGCCCTGCTGTTTTTAAGGCGTTTTGCTGGAAACGTTTACATCTGGATGAATCTTATAAGTTCCTGCACATACCCACCCC
This Rufibacter radiotolerans DNA region includes the following protein-coding sequences:
- a CDS encoding DUF481 domain-containing protein codes for the protein MFFSSPAWAQILNVEKTRVERDSSHYFTGKLGLNLNLFNRPVGKEGLTDHFIGLTGNGNVGYVSEHNTYLLLGSYNYVRLRGETQVETGYVHGRVTFNRQARLSYEAYAQTQYDYNRGLELRALVGAGIRYAVVRKENLRFYLGTSVMGEHERWHNLQENFYIRKDIPKLSTYASVRLPLNPYLELSSIHYYQVGYDQPARMWRHRFSGDFSLVMKINKWFQLTTNFSHTYENRPIVPIPSYLYSLTNGIQVSF
- a CDS encoding MBL fold metallo-hydrolase, which codes for MKIHQFEDKGLAHFSYVIMSDAEIAVIDPTRNPRQYEEFAMLHDARITTVIETHPHADFVSGHLELSDAKQATIYVSAAVGAEYPHTTFDEGQEITVGKVTLRAINTPGHSPDSISVLLLDEEGKEHAVFTGDALFVGDVGRPDLREDVGQETATREDLARQMYHTTRQKLMTLPDHVLVYPAHGAGSLCGKALSEEKSSTIGAEKLSNRALQPMSEEAFVAFITADQPFVPRYFAYDVELNRKGASKFDSSTKKVPVLEPGTELEEEGLVIDTRPREQFKKGHLPKAINLQDGPKFETWLGSIVNPEEKFYLISDDEETLRELIAKTAKIGYERFICGALAAAPVESTETLPDLDLAQFKAHPENYTIVDVRNESEVKEKRIFPNAVEIPLPELRERLDEIPTDKPIVVHCAGGYRSAAGASIVAIGVEDVPVYDLSEAIQEFNPPATK
- the arfB gene encoding alternative ribosome rescue aminoacyl-tRNA hydrolase ArfB, with protein sequence MLPDLTPELNFQTSRSSGPGGQNVNKVASRVEVWFSIENSALLTPHQKELLLEKLSPKLNKEGFLHLASQDNRSQLVNKELVVQKLYEVLEQALHRPKPRKRTTPSRAAVQKRLVAKQKQGQKKANRRTGGSGEE
- a CDS encoding BlaI/MecI/CopY family transcriptional regulator; the encoded protein is MMEENIPLKPTETELEILQVLWQNGPSTVRFVNEAQNKTKETGYTTTLKLLQIMHEKNLVRRDEESRSHVYQAAVTEEETQQHLLGRFLDTTFRGSAMKLVMQALGNHTTTPEELDQIRTLLNQLEKGGHQ
- a CDS encoding cyanophycinase translates to MQHPKGTLIALGGGDDDGLINLIRSEICSVESNIEVITTATLEPMESGQAYKEAFEELGCNSVRFMHIDEDNKADSQDYITRIEQAEVIFFTGGNQLRLKEFLSGSKLHHLMQRRFIEEEITIAGTSAGAAAMSNRMIYEGYGSYSLMKGEVKTTDGLSFINNVFIDTHFTERGRFGRLAHAVSKRPEFIGIGLGEETGIIIKHNNHIEVFGAGVVTIMDGSQVSYSNLKDVEEGDPIAIENLTMHLLVEGHEYCIQDRAFRKLSQVKRNTSAKV
- a CDS encoding M56 family metallopeptidase, producing MNPLHLFLPEAIVKALGWTLLHSLWQGALLAVLLSLLLLVLHRHSARIRYRVASLSMGLLLVMAGITFFQVYEPATAGQVTSISQAAAATTTQAPMAVLPEAGWWATVTHEFQGYFGRHLPLIVTVWLLGLTAMLLRLVGGWAYTRRLRSYHLKPLPLEWQQRVQILSQKLGLKKLVQLAESGLVKVPAVVGHLQPIILLPLGTAAGLSPAQLEAILAHELAHVSRHDYLMNLLQCVVEALFFFHPAVWWISENIRAEREHCCDDLALTLCDNSLTYAYALTNLEEILMKKPVSNPQLAMTFSGKKRSLLSRIKRLVQGPSLRPSFSEGFMAACVLMVGILLFSVSAMAYQTETTPKKATATPPKAVPAKATPAKEATTTIVSVPAPEKQTQYVSVAAPAREEGTRAQYLQQGGNDLIIVRNKKGKIIELYVNGKKIPSGQISQYQSEIDASLNRTKNAEKLRDKDEVSRAMNSARSELARVERRSSMGQGIRRAPFPPMPPMPPMAGFGQGGPGVPPPPAPPAPPVSPMSPDGKVSKKDQARYDKEMKAYEVEMKKFEAEMEKYGEEMGQYASRMGTRVGGSAEALARRHAAMAERNGRLAEEAGRRVVERERIAIQRNGEHERRMKDHEKRMEAHNERMKKHEAMMKELKAELVKDGFIKTPEGDYTFKLDKTGLYVNDKKQSDSLYQKYKKLISKAQGEDIDITLKKDGSNFTINQKRETKD